Proteins from one Doryrhamphus excisus isolate RoL2022-K1 chromosome 19, RoL_Dexc_1.0, whole genome shotgun sequence genomic window:
- the adora2ab gene encoding adenosine A2a receptor b — protein MLRNDHMVYIGLEVLIACLAVAGNVLVCWAVFLNSNLQSITNFFVVSLAAADIAVGLLAIPFAITISTGFCADFHGCLFIACFVLVLTQSSIFSLLAIAVDRYVAIKNPLRYNSLVTGPRAKAIIALCWLLSVGIGLTPMLGWNKGRNSTSSASSTCPEGLTECLFEGVVTLDYMIYFNFFGCVLLPLAVMLVVYAHIFMAARRQLRLTSLKKVSPAPPAPSLKGPMPSSRSTLQKEVHAAKSLAIIVGLFALCWLPLHIINCFNYLCHDCARPHVWVMNIAIILSHANSVVNPFIYAYRIREFRQTFRRILYRHLLGQRDSFRGGGDGGDTRSSSMRRTSSHISKEDTLSCTVVNSYVLDSSQWASANSCTHNGKPGASAQQQCMMGLPSQEGVESVTKLEGTRNVDLRDGGGSRIAFVNVPTLAAIQTSHCSHLTQVG, from the exons ATGCTGAGGAATGACCATATGGTCTACATCGGCCTGGAGGTGCTCATCGCCTGCTTGGCCGTGGCCGGGAACGTCCTGGTGTGCTGGGCCGTGTTCCTCAACTCCAACCTGCAGAGCATCACCAACTTCTTTGTGGTGTCGCTCGCTGCCGCCGACATCGCTGTGGGGCTGCTGGCTATACCGTTTGCCATCACGATCAG CACCGGATTTTGTGCCGACTTCCACGGGTGCCTCTTCATCGCGTGTTTCGTCCTGGTGCTTACCCAGAGCTCCATCTTCAGCCTGCTGGCCATCGCTGTGGACCGATACGTCGCCATCAAGAACCCGCTCAG GTACAACAGCCTGGTGACCGGTCCGAGGGCAAAGGCGATAATTGCGTTGTGCTGGTTGCTCTCGGTGGGCATCGGCCTGACGCCAATGCTGGGCTGGAACAAAG GACGGAACTCCaccagctccgcctccagcacTTGCCCCGAAGGCTTGACCGAGTGCCTCTTTGAGGGCGTGGTCACGCTGGACTACATGATCTACTTCAACTTCTTCGGCTGCGTGCTCCTACCCCTGGCGGTGATGCTGGTGGTCTACGCCCACATCTTCATGGCGGCGCGGCGCCAGCTCCGCCTGACGAGCCTCAAGAAGGTCTCCCCGGCCCCGCCCGCCCCGTCCCTGAAAGGGCCGATGCCGTCGTCCCGCTCCACCCTGCAGAAGGAGGTGCACGCCGCCAAATCGCTGGCCATCATCGTGGGCCTGTTCGCCCTGTGTTGGCTCCCGCTGCACATCATCAACTGTTTCAACTACTTGTGTCACGACTGCGCTCGCCCGCACGTCTGGGTGATGAATATCGCCATCATCTTGTCGCACGCCAACTCTGTGGTCAACCCCTTCATCTACGCATACCGCATCAGGGAGTTCCGGCAGACGTTCCGGAGGATTCTGTATCGCCACCTTCTGGGGCAGAGGGACAGCTTCAGGGGGGGCGGCGACGGCGGCGACACAAGGAGCAGTAGCATGAGGAGGACGTCCTCGCACATCAGTAAAGAAGACACCTTGTCTTGCACCGTGGTCAACAGCTACGTCCTGGACTCCAGCCAGTGGGCGTCGGCAAACAGCTGCACACACAACGGGAAGCCCGGAGCGAGCGCACAGCAGCAGTGCATGATGGGACTTCCTTCGCAGGAGGGGGTGGAGTCAGTCACTAAGCTGGAGGGGACCAGGAATGTGGACCTGAGGGACGGTGGTGGAAGCCGCATCGCTTTTGTCAACGTTCCTACTCTTGCCGCCATACAGACTTCACACTGTAGCCACTTAACACAAGTGGGGTGA